From the Cydia pomonella isolate Wapato2018A chromosome 11, ilCydPomo1, whole genome shotgun sequence genome, one window contains:
- the LOC133522626 gene encoding uncharacterized protein LOC133522626 isoform X1: MFVGARAAQALQHVNLLLVLFAGAALSTGARLRWDPTLYIAIRELLPFEYCVLAGAVPSAGAALLFAAHLAIVASQRRPKRILLYTYAGLMTLGMALEIALGVWVYSRIVAFMNSPAAEEMEQILATREHLHPLLEHLSRWHKIPEHLSDLVKEAETDAPWNGYVAAAALAALFLLQLLGVVFAILAARAPAKAKRYVHTKYTNGGLSASRVSLVDSIRYGGRLTAQNCKLVIVWLSLDRSSLSGRSRSNENVVPQTPASVRSYRSGRSEDYAPLKAKYKNGVLVPV; this comes from the exons CTGTTCGCCGGTGCCGCTCTATCCACGGGCGCTCGCCTCCGCTGGGACCCGACCCTCTACATTGCGATCCGAGAGCTGCTTCCGTTCGAATACTGCGTGCTGGCGGGGGCGGTACCGTCCGCGGGGGCCGCGTTACTGTTCGCGGCTCATCTTGCCATCGTGGCCTCCCAACGCAGGCCCAAGAGGATCCTGCTTTACACG TATGCAGGCCTAATGACGCTCGGGATGGCACTAGAGATAGCACTCGGCGTCTGGGTGTACTCCCGCATAGTGGCCTTCATGAATTCCCCTGCGGCCGAGGAGATGGAGCAAATCCTGGCCACGAGGGAGCACCTACACCCGCTGCTGGAGCATTTGTCGCGGTGGCACAAAATACCGGAGCATCTTAGTGACCTTGTCAAG GAGGCAGAAACAGACGCCCCCTGGAACGGTTACGTAGCCGCCGCAGCCCTGGCAGCCCTCTTCCTACTCCAGCTCCTCGGCGTGGTGTTCGCGATcctggcggcgcgcgcgccggccaAGGCTAAACGTTATGTGCATACAAAGTATACAAACGGTGGGCTCTCGGCCAGTCGCGTGTCGCTTGTGGATTCTATCAG GTACGGCGGTCGCCTCACCGCTCAGAATTGCAAGCTCGTAATCGTTTGGCTCTCTCTGGACAGAAGCAGCCTAAGCGGCCGGAGCAGAAGCAACGAGAACGTGGTCCCTCAGACGCCGGCCAGCGTCAGGAGTTATCGGAGCGGAAGGAGCGAGGACTATGCGCCGCTGAAGGCTAAGTACAAGAATGGGGTTCTTGTGCCGGTGTGA
- the LOC133522626 gene encoding uncharacterized protein LOC133522626 isoform X2 has product MFVGARAAQALQHVNLLLVLFAGAALSTGARLRWDPTLYIAIRELLPFEYCVLAGAVPSAGAALLFAAHLAIVASQRRPKRILLYTYAGLMTLGMALEIALGVWVYSRIVAFMNSPAAEEMEQILATREHLHPLLEHLSRWHKIPEHLSDLVKEAETDAPWNGYVAAAALAALFLLQLLGVVFAILAARAPAKAKRYVHTKYTNGGLSASRVSLVDSIRSSLSGRSRSNENVVPQTPASVRSYRSGRSEDYAPLKAKYKNGVLVPV; this is encoded by the exons CTGTTCGCCGGTGCCGCTCTATCCACGGGCGCTCGCCTCCGCTGGGACCCGACCCTCTACATTGCGATCCGAGAGCTGCTTCCGTTCGAATACTGCGTGCTGGCGGGGGCGGTACCGTCCGCGGGGGCCGCGTTACTGTTCGCGGCTCATCTTGCCATCGTGGCCTCCCAACGCAGGCCCAAGAGGATCCTGCTTTACACG TATGCAGGCCTAATGACGCTCGGGATGGCACTAGAGATAGCACTCGGCGTCTGGGTGTACTCCCGCATAGTGGCCTTCATGAATTCCCCTGCGGCCGAGGAGATGGAGCAAATCCTGGCCACGAGGGAGCACCTACACCCGCTGCTGGAGCATTTGTCGCGGTGGCACAAAATACCGGAGCATCTTAGTGACCTTGTCAAG GAGGCAGAAACAGACGCCCCCTGGAACGGTTACGTAGCCGCCGCAGCCCTGGCAGCCCTCTTCCTACTCCAGCTCCTCGGCGTGGTGTTCGCGATcctggcggcgcgcgcgccggccaAGGCTAAACGTTATGTGCATACAAAGTATACAAACGGTGGGCTCTCGGCCAGTCGCGTGTCGCTTGTGGATTCTATCAG AAGCAGCCTAAGCGGCCGGAGCAGAAGCAACGAGAACGTGGTCCCTCAGACGCCGGCCAGCGTCAGGAGTTATCGGAGCGGAAGGAGCGAGGACTATGCGCCGCTGAAGGCTAAGTACAAGAATGGGGTTCTTGTGCCGGTGTGA
- the LOC133522626 gene encoding uncharacterized protein LOC133522626 isoform X3 — MFVGARAAQALQHVNLLLVLFAGAALSTGARLRWDPTLYIAIRELLPFEYCVLAGAVPSAGAALLFAAHLAIVASQRRPKRILLYTYAGLMTLGMALEIALGVWVYSRIVAFMNSPAAEEMEQILATREHLHPLLEHLSRWHKIPEHLSDLVKEAETDAPWNGYVAAAALAALFLLQLLGVVFAILAARAPAKAKRYVHTKYTNGGLSASRVSLVDSISSLSGRSRSNENVVPQTPASVRSYRSGRSEDYAPLKAKYKNGVLVPV, encoded by the exons CTGTTCGCCGGTGCCGCTCTATCCACGGGCGCTCGCCTCCGCTGGGACCCGACCCTCTACATTGCGATCCGAGAGCTGCTTCCGTTCGAATACTGCGTGCTGGCGGGGGCGGTACCGTCCGCGGGGGCCGCGTTACTGTTCGCGGCTCATCTTGCCATCGTGGCCTCCCAACGCAGGCCCAAGAGGATCCTGCTTTACACG TATGCAGGCCTAATGACGCTCGGGATGGCACTAGAGATAGCACTCGGCGTCTGGGTGTACTCCCGCATAGTGGCCTTCATGAATTCCCCTGCGGCCGAGGAGATGGAGCAAATCCTGGCCACGAGGGAGCACCTACACCCGCTGCTGGAGCATTTGTCGCGGTGGCACAAAATACCGGAGCATCTTAGTGACCTTGTCAAG GAGGCAGAAACAGACGCCCCCTGGAACGGTTACGTAGCCGCCGCAGCCCTGGCAGCCCTCTTCCTACTCCAGCTCCTCGGCGTGGTGTTCGCGATcctggcggcgcgcgcgccggccaAGGCTAAACGTTATGTGCATACAAAGTATACAAACGGTGGGCTCTCGGCCAGTCGCGTGTCGCTTGTGGATTCTATCAG CAGCCTAAGCGGCCGGAGCAGAAGCAACGAGAACGTGGTCCCTCAGACGCCGGCCAGCGTCAGGAGTTATCGGAGCGGAAGGAGCGAGGACTATGCGCCGCTGAAGGCTAAGTACAAGAATGGGGTTCTTGTGCCGGTGTGA